The sequence AAGAAGAGCAGGATCAGGACGAACAGCACGATCACGAGGAAAAACAGCCCTATTCCGGAAAGAGGCATCTTCCACCTTCCTTTCGCCCGGCCGTGACCGGGGCTACGATTTCTTTACGACGATACGGTATCCCTCGACCTCGGTCACGACGATGCGCGAGTCCTTCTCTATGAAATCGCCTTCGGTGACGACGGATACCTTCGTGGCGCCGATCAGCGCCGTGCCGGCAGGGCGGAGCATCGTGACGGCGACGCCTTCCATGCCGAGGAGATCCTCGAGCGAGTCGGGAGACGAGCGGAAGCCTTTCTCGGTCGTTTCCGACGTGCTGAGGACGAGGCGCTGGAATGGTGCGAATTTCGGGAGGAAACGCAGCACGACGAGGATCAGCGCGAAGGAGAGGACGAAGGACAGCGCGAGCACCTTCGCGCCCGAGACGAAATCGGTCACCTCGACGAAACGGCCGACGAGGCTGAGGTAGAAACTGGACACGATGGCGATGATGCCGACCGTGCCGACGATGCCGAATCCGGGGATGAGAAAGATCTCGACGAGCAGCAGGATGACGCCGAACGCGAAGAGGAGCAGTTCTCCCCAGCCGGCGAGATTCACCAGGTAGTGCGATCCGAAGAAGAGGACGAGCGCGATCAACGCGACGATGCCGGCCACGCCGAAGCCGGGCGTGCGGATCTCGATGAAGATGCCGATGATCGCGAGCGTGAGAAGGAGGCTGCTGACGACCGACATCGTCAGGAACCCGGCAAGCCGTTCGGCGGCGTTCGGCGACGTTCGCACGACCGTCGCGCCCGCGATCCCTTCGGCGGAGAGGATATCCTCGATCGATCCGGCCGCGGCGTCGGCCATGCCGAGTTCGATCGCCTGGCTCGCGGTGAGGGTCAGCAGCTTGCCTTCCCCGATGACGCCCTCGATCTCGATCGACTTGTCCGCGAAGGCCTCGGCGATGCGGCCGTCGCGGTCGTTCTTCTCGGCCGTCGATCGCAGTTCGCTCCGCCAGTAGGAGACGACCTTCTCGCTCACCTCGCCGCTCTTGCCGCCGATGCCGATCGAGACCGGTTCGGCGGCGCCGATCGTCGACTGCGGGTGCATGTAGATGCGGTTCGCGGCGAGCGTGACGAGCGCGCCTGCGGAGATCGCCCGCTTGTTGACGAATGCGATTGTTTCGATGTCCGCGTTGATGATGGCGTCGCGGATAACGACGGCGGCGTCGAGCCGTCCCCCGAAGGTGTTGATCTCGTAGATGACGAGATCGAATCCGCCGTCTTCCGCCTCGCGTGTGCTTCGCTCGACGAATGGCGCCAGTCCGAGCTGGATCTCGCCGCTGACCGGCACGACGAGCAC comes from Candidatus Krumholzibacteriota bacterium and encodes:
- a CDS encoding nodulation protein NfeD, with amino-acid sequence MHAKRLILCSVLAAALSLSTAIDALAASRVLVVPVSGEIQLGLAPFVERSTREAEDGGFDLVIYEINTFGGRLDAAVVIRDAIINADIETIAFVNKRAISAGALVTLAANRIYMHPQSTIGAAEPVSIGIGGKSGEVSEKVVSYWRSELRSTAEKNDRDGRIAEAFADKSIEIEGVIGEGKLLTLTASQAIELGMADAAAGSIEDILSAEGIAGATVVRTSPNAAERLAGFLTMSVVSSLLLTLAIIGIFIEIRTPGFGVAGIVALIALVLFFGSHYLVNLAGWGELLLFAFGVILLLVEIFLIPGFGIVGTVGIIAIVSSFYLSLVGRFVEVTDFVSGAKVLALSFVLSFALILVVLRFLPKFAPFQRLVLSTSETTEKGFRSSPDSLEDLLGMEGVAVTMLRPAGTALIGATKVSVVTEGDFIEKDSRIVVTEVEGYRIVVKKS